One genomic segment of Microcella indica includes these proteins:
- a CDS encoding exonuclease domain-containing protein, which yields MTGPGFAIIDLETTGLLPSAHERVVEIAIVHADQYGTVTGQWETLVNPQRHVGAEHIHGIRAADLIDAPAFSDIADDVMELLSGRVMVAHNARFDRGFLTAEFGRTSRALPDDAPTLCTMQLARELIPGAGRSLADCCAAFDIALEDAHRAAVDARATAELLGGYIASTDREFWFSHIERALSVAWPSPVSPGASALARWVARGSSAASVPFLQRIAERMPDFSGPAEHVEYVALLDRCLIDRHLSEHESRQLVALAEELGIGRDTAASLHAQYFDQFAAVAWADGVLTSTEVADLAAVASLLQVPDARLTAALAPPVAPAAHAASTDAPPTPGAFTLSPGDAVVLTGEMSRPRADLEAALVAAGFRVASAISKKVALLVAADPDSLSGKARKAREYGIPVVGEEYLQQLL from the coding sequence ATGACCGGACCCGGTTTCGCCATCATCGATTTGGAGACGACAGGGCTCCTGCCCAGCGCGCACGAGCGCGTCGTCGAGATCGCGATCGTGCATGCCGATCAGTACGGCACCGTGACGGGCCAGTGGGAGACCCTGGTGAACCCGCAGCGCCACGTCGGCGCCGAGCACATTCATGGCATCCGCGCCGCCGACCTCATCGATGCCCCCGCCTTCTCCGACATCGCCGACGACGTCATGGAATTGTTGAGCGGTCGGGTAATGGTGGCGCACAATGCGCGGTTCGATCGCGGCTTCCTCACCGCAGAGTTCGGCCGCACTTCGCGCGCACTGCCCGACGATGCTCCGACGCTGTGCACGATGCAACTCGCCCGCGAGCTGATCCCCGGTGCGGGCCGCAGCCTGGCGGACTGCTGCGCGGCGTTCGACATTGCCCTCGAGGATGCGCACCGTGCCGCAGTCGACGCTCGCGCGACGGCGGAACTGCTGGGCGGATACATCGCGAGTACCGACCGCGAGTTCTGGTTCTCCCACATCGAAAGGGCTCTCAGCGTCGCGTGGCCGTCGCCGGTGAGCCCCGGGGCGAGTGCTCTGGCGCGGTGGGTGGCGCGCGGCTCGAGCGCAGCATCCGTGCCGTTCTTGCAGCGCATTGCGGAGCGCATGCCCGACTTCTCGGGGCCCGCCGAGCATGTCGAGTACGTGGCGTTGTTGGATCGCTGCCTCATCGACAGGCACCTCTCTGAGCACGAGTCGCGCCAACTGGTGGCGCTCGCCGAGGAGCTGGGCATCGGCCGCGACACTGCTGCCAGCCTGCACGCGCAGTACTTCGACCAGTTCGCCGCGGTCGCCTGGGCTGACGGCGTGCTGACGTCGACGGAGGTGGCCGATCTTGCCGCCGTCGCCTCCCTGCTGCAGGTGCCGGACGCACGCTTGACCGCGGCTCTCGCCCCGCCCGTCGCGCCGGCGGCGCACGCGGCGTCGACGGATGCTCCGCCCACGCCCGGCGCGTTCACACTGTCACCCGGCGACGCGGTGGTGCTCACCGGCGAGATGTCGCGCCCGCGAGCCGACCTCGAGGCGGCGCTGGTCGCGGCGGGTTTCCGCGTGGCATCGGCCATCTCGAAGAAGGTCGCGCTCTTGGTCGCCGCTGACCCTGACTCGCTGTCGGGCAAGGCCCGCAAGGCGCGGGAGTATGGCATCCCGGTCGTGGGGGAGGAGTACCTTCAGCAGTTGCTCTAG
- a CDS encoding ATP-binding domain-containing protein, which produces MLDALLVVGLAQSPVFITGDLDHQVIYRRHEGTDEATDAPSAPRATILCRVPGLMQLRLTSNVRTTHEVARFVAELIGEPTLCSEHCRSDDDQVSVERHTFATMDEQQRLLADAVERILSEPFTVRELVILSPYARERSAAGQALADPTADARLTSRLGTSIDDATRIRWGSIHEFKGLEAPAVILTDVDLSKGYHHDLLYVGASRATDRLVMLEEPLS; this is translated from the coding sequence GTGCTCGACGCGCTGCTCGTGGTCGGGCTGGCGCAGTCTCCGGTCTTCATCACCGGAGACTTGGACCACCAGGTGATCTACCGCCGCCACGAAGGCACCGATGAGGCGACGGATGCTCCGTCCGCCCCGCGCGCAACCATCCTGTGCCGCGTGCCGGGCCTCATGCAGCTGCGCCTGACCTCGAACGTGCGCACGACTCACGAGGTGGCGCGCTTCGTGGCCGAGCTCATCGGCGAGCCGACCCTCTGCAGCGAGCACTGTCGCAGCGACGACGATCAGGTCTCGGTCGAGCGTCACACCTTCGCGACCATGGATGAGCAGCAGCGTCTGCTCGCCGACGCCGTCGAGCGCATCCTGTCGGAGCCGTTCACGGTGCGCGAGCTGGTGATTCTGTCGCCCTACGCCCGCGAGCGGTCGGCTGCCGGCCAGGCGCTCGCTGACCCGACGGCGGATGCCCGCCTCACCTCACGCCTCGGTACGAGCATCGACGACGCGACGCGCATTCGGTGGGGGAGCATCCACGAGTTCAAGGGTCTCGAGGCGCCCGCGGTGATTCTCACGGACGTCGACCTGTCGAAGGGCTACCACCACGATCTGCTCTATGTGGGGGCGTCGCGCGCGACCGATCGGCTGGTGATGCTGGAGGAGCCACTATCCTGA
- a CDS encoding DCL family protein: MAIPFVIPSRTFRSRTEAKNYIRDEILHTYPVRTPIPSGTNDQVLREVLELHSDAAEKIGPGIDHFYVEETWRLPGKEAVSRSQRAIIVVRSDGTERDWSYRHVIDSPSEAANVKSALAFALDSGRIRRRDADFADGMPPVYCARTGELINQKHQADTQHLKPTWGELTQAFADAHGGWGAIETHSGNGYIFVGRDVEDEALRDAWLAYYATNANPVYVKNEMPERI; this comes from the coding sequence ATGGCAATACCGTTCGTGATTCCGTCGAGAACGTTTCGAAGCCGAACCGAGGCGAAGAACTACATTCGGGACGAAATCCTCCACACTTACCCGGTGAGGACGCCCATCCCATCAGGGACGAATGACCAGGTCCTTCGTGAGGTGCTGGAACTTCATTCTGATGCTGCGGAGAAGATCGGCCCTGGGATCGACCACTTCTATGTCGAAGAGACCTGGCGCCTGCCGGGCAAGGAGGCGGTGTCTCGGAGCCAAAGAGCGATCATCGTGGTTCGGTCTGATGGCACGGAACGAGACTGGAGCTATCGCCACGTTATCGACAGCCCCTCGGAGGCGGCGAATGTGAAGAGCGCGCTCGCCTTTGCCCTCGACTCGGGGCGTATTCGACGGCGAGATGCAGACTTCGCTGATGGCATGCCTCCCGTGTACTGCGCGCGAACTGGTGAACTGATCAATCAAAAGCACCAGGCAGACACCCAGCACCTCAAACCCACCTGGGGCGAGCTGACGCAGGCGTTCGCGGACGCACATGGCGGGTGGGGCGCGATCGAGACTCACAGCGGCAATGGGTACATCTTTGTTGGTCGCGACGTGGAGGACGAGGCTCTCCGTGATGCGTGGTTGGCGTACTACGCAACGAATGCCAACCCGGTCTACGTCAAGAACGAGATGCCTGAACGCATCTGA
- a CDS encoding XRE family transcriptional regulator has protein sequence MNPQMLTLLRESRGYSGAQLAKLAGIPQPTLSKMENGLAAIDEARLQKLADALDYPLEAFSWTDPIYGFGSAAFYHRKQQALPQTTLRKIQAQVNLTRMRLDRLLRSIEIDSQYVVPSLDVEEHGSPAEVARAVRALWRLPMGPIRDMAAALELAGVIVVRGNLESPKIAAISLDNVGTYPALIILNKGLPADRERFTLAHELGHLVMHSVLVTTDEAEREADSFAAEFLMPAAEIRTALKGITLARAAQLKVVWRVAISALIRRARDLGVIDENRYKSLMVSMSQKGWRKAEPVDVPHDHPTVMSSLITVHLTEHGYSFDELARVVALNQDEFSARFELSLPRLPEPKNTHLRAMK, from the coding sequence ATGAATCCGCAGATGTTGACTCTTCTGCGCGAATCACGGGGATACAGCGGAGCGCAGCTCGCGAAGCTGGCTGGAATACCGCAGCCGACCCTCTCCAAGATGGAGAATGGATTGGCAGCGATTGACGAGGCCAGGCTTCAGAAGCTCGCCGATGCGCTGGACTACCCCTTGGAAGCGTTCAGCTGGACAGACCCGATTTACGGCTTCGGGAGTGCCGCCTTCTACCACCGCAAACAGCAGGCGCTTCCGCAGACCACGCTTCGGAAGATCCAGGCGCAGGTGAATCTCACCCGGATGCGCCTCGATAGGCTGCTGCGCTCGATTGAGATCGACTCCCAGTATGTGGTGCCGTCGCTTGACGTCGAGGAGCACGGTAGCCCGGCCGAGGTCGCTCGGGCGGTTCGTGCACTGTGGCGTCTGCCAATGGGGCCTATTCGCGACATGGCGGCTGCGCTGGAACTTGCCGGAGTCATCGTGGTTCGCGGCAATCTTGAATCCCCCAAGATTGCCGCGATAAGCCTCGACAACGTCGGGACTTATCCTGCGCTCATCATCCTGAACAAGGGACTGCCAGCCGATCGCGAGCGATTCACGCTTGCCCATGAACTCGGTCACCTCGTCATGCACTCCGTGCTGGTGACAACCGACGAGGCCGAGCGAGAGGCGGATTCATTCGCTGCCGAATTCTTGATGCCTGCTGCGGAGATTCGTACCGCGTTGAAGGGAATCACTCTCGCGCGCGCCGCGCAATTGAAGGTCGTCTGGCGCGTTGCCATCAGTGCATTGATCCGGCGTGCTCGAGATCTAGGCGTGATTGATGAAAATCGTTACAAGAGTCTGATGGTCTCTATGTCCCAAAAGGGCTGGCGAAAGGCGGAGCCTGTGGACGTGCCGCACGACCATCCCACAGTGATGTCGTCGCTGATTACTGTCCATCTCACTGAACATGGCTACTCGTTCGACGAACTTGCGCGAGTGGTTGCACTGAATCAAGACGAGTTCTCTGCGCGATTCGAACTAAGTTTGCCGCGACTTCCCGAGCCCAAGAACACCCACCTTCGAGCAATGAAATGA
- a CDS encoding site-specific DNA-methyltransferase, translating to MARIHELLAQLRAQAPALAQDIQREVDALQDRRAFGLNFERHAPEAVELPGRRVRVGDKVRVLSPRGETPTAANRSLFRVTSIGRSERGRLASLVPLGPEFEGLDEAEIKHAVAVDDLVVVAEFRDPIYPGLVSTGKVERGGGSQGEPGNKPYHAVISAENFHALQSLLFTHRGKVDAIYIDPPYNTGARDWKYNNDYVEGDDLYRHSKWLAFIERRLLLAKELLNPDDSVLIVTIDEKEYLRLGLLLEQVFPEARIQMATDVINPRAGVARPGAFTRTEEYVYYVLVGEQSAVVPAIQSTGEPLPQRNTAPIWFSLMRTGSNSARRDRPNLFYPVWVRGDGSLHSVGDSTPLSVERDSVTKPDAEESLTAVWPIRPSGDENTWQLGPAALRLALAEGTARINASGSRFTINYLRTAEKKRIEAGEIEVLGKDERGALILRHKEGVVRMTAPRSVWQLRSHDAGLYGSSLLSALIPGRKFPYPKSLYATEDALRFVIGAKPEAIVVDFFSGSGTTAHAVMRLNQQDEGRRVSISITNNEVSADEQADLTKEGFRPGDPEWERWGICDYVTKPRIRAAITGTTPDGRDVSGDYKFAHEAPMADGFEENVEFFTLTYETPMRVQSNREFSRIAPFLWLRAGSRGRRIDSLVNGWDVTDAYGVLEDLDRADEFLEAMNSAPDARIAYIVTDEDRLFEAVTRDLPIGVEPVRMYQS from the coding sequence ATGGCTCGTATTCATGAGCTACTGGCCCAGCTTCGGGCACAAGCCCCAGCCCTCGCGCAAGATATCCAGCGGGAGGTTGATGCCCTGCAGGATCGTCGTGCATTCGGACTGAATTTCGAGCGGCACGCTCCGGAAGCGGTTGAGCTACCCGGGCGGCGGGTGCGGGTGGGGGACAAGGTTCGAGTGCTCTCGCCACGCGGTGAGACACCGACCGCCGCCAACCGGTCACTGTTCCGGGTCACCTCGATCGGACGGAGCGAACGCGGACGGCTTGCGTCGCTAGTGCCTCTTGGTCCCGAGTTCGAGGGCTTGGACGAGGCTGAGATCAAACATGCTGTGGCTGTCGATGACCTCGTCGTCGTCGCGGAGTTCCGTGATCCTATCTACCCAGGACTGGTCTCGACCGGCAAGGTCGAGCGCGGAGGTGGGTCCCAGGGCGAACCCGGCAACAAGCCTTACCACGCGGTCATCAGCGCCGAGAACTTTCACGCCCTTCAGTCGCTGCTATTTACCCACCGGGGCAAGGTTGATGCAATCTATATCGACCCGCCGTATAACACCGGCGCGCGCGACTGGAAGTACAACAACGACTATGTCGAGGGTGATGACCTTTACCGTCACTCCAAGTGGCTTGCGTTCATCGAGCGTCGCCTACTTCTTGCCAAAGAGCTGCTGAACCCAGACGACTCGGTTCTCATAGTGACCATCGACGAGAAGGAGTACCTCCGTCTAGGACTCTTGCTGGAACAGGTGTTCCCCGAAGCTCGAATCCAAATGGCCACAGACGTCATCAATCCGCGCGCGGGTGTCGCGAGACCGGGGGCCTTCACTCGGACCGAAGAGTACGTTTACTACGTCTTGGTTGGCGAGCAGTCTGCCGTGGTTCCGGCCATTCAGAGCACGGGGGAGCCGCTCCCGCAAAGAAACACGGCACCAATCTGGTTCTCGCTTATGCGCACTGGATCTAACAGTGCAAGACGAGACCGACCCAATCTGTTCTATCCCGTGTGGGTTCGTGGAGATGGCTCACTGCATTCAGTAGGTGACTCCACCCCTCTATCAGTCGAACGAGACTCGGTAACCAAGCCAGACGCTGAAGAAAGTCTTACTGCGGTGTGGCCCATCCGGCCAAGTGGTGACGAGAACACTTGGCAGCTTGGGCCAGCGGCACTGCGCCTTGCGCTTGCCGAAGGCACCGCGCGCATCAACGCTTCCGGCTCCCGGTTCACGATCAACTATCTCCGAACCGCGGAGAAGAAGCGGATTGAGGCCGGTGAAATCGAGGTTCTTGGGAAGGACGAACGGGGTGCACTCATTCTTCGTCACAAGGAAGGTGTTGTGCGAATGACTGCACCGCGATCCGTATGGCAACTCCGCTCTCACGATGCGGGCCTATACGGGTCGTCCCTTCTTTCGGCTCTCATCCCAGGACGGAAGTTTCCATACCCGAAGTCCCTCTACGCAACCGAGGACGCTCTGAGGTTCGTCATTGGTGCGAAGCCTGAAGCGATAGTTGTGGACTTCTTCTCCGGCTCTGGCACGACTGCCCATGCGGTTATGCGCCTAAATCAGCAGGACGAGGGCCGCCGCGTTTCAATCTCGATCACGAACAACGAGGTCAGTGCCGACGAACAGGCGGATCTGACGAAAGAGGGCTTCCGTCCTGGGGACCCAGAGTGGGAGCGCTGGGGCATCTGCGATTACGTGACCAAGCCGCGAATCCGCGCAGCGATAACTGGAACCACCCCCGATGGCCGCGATGTATCGGGCGACTACAAGTTCGCACATGAGGCCCCGATGGCCGACGGCTTCGAGGAGAATGTGGAGTTCTTCACCCTCACATATGAGACCCCGATGCGGGTGCAGTCGAATCGAGAGTTCTCGCGGATCGCTCCCTTCCTATGGCTACGCGCCGGGTCGCGTGGCAGACGAATCGACTCACTTGTCAACGGGTGGGACGTCACTGACGCGTACGGGGTGCTTGAAGATCTCGACAGGGCCGACGAGTTCCTCGAGGCGATGAACTCCGCGCCAGACGCGCGTATCGCGTACATCGTCACTGATGAAGATCGGCTATTCGAAGCAGTTACCCGCGACTTGCCTATTGGGGTCGAGCCCGTCCGTATGTACCAGTCCTAG